The DNA window GCCAGCGAGGACCTCCTCAGCTACCTTCACCTCAGTGTAGTGAAGGATGTGGTCAAGGGAGCTGTGGCCCATAATCTTGGCAACGATTGAGAGCGAGCGGCTGAGACTCAGCAGGTGCGCGATGAAGGCGTACCTGAGGCTGTGGGTGTTGAACTCATACGTCCTCCTACAGTACGTCTTGACTGCCTGCTTTGGGCTCCTGAGGGCTGAGGCCTGGCGCAGGCGGCCTGAAGTAGCTGCCTCCTTCCTCAGCCCTCAGGGAGCACCATGGTCTTCATGGGTGTGAGCGTCCTCTGGTACGTCTCCAGGAAGTCTAGGCCTGCGTCCCAGCCCTTCTCAGCGCGTAGCCCATAGCACTCTGCCGTTACCTTAGGCTGCAGACTGTACCCATAATGACGCGGCCTGCCGCCTCGGCTCCTGGGCGTGTCCCTTGGCCAAGGCTGAGACACTTGAGGGAGACACCAAGGAGGTGTCTCCGTGAACCCAGCACGTTATAGCCTTCGGACTCCCTGCCGACGGAGGGCCCATGGTAGTACGGAGCGTTGAGGAGCTGAGGAGGGTCCAGGAGGGCTGGAGGCTCACGAGGGACAGGAAGGGCTTCAAGATGAGGGGGCCAGGAGGGAGGTGGGAAAGGGTCTCAAGGGACCTTGAAGTCGTGGCTGCTGAGCTCTACGAGTCGCAGAGATCCGAGAGGGGTGGGAGGGCAAGGGCTGTGGGGGCTGCTCAAGGAGAGGGAGCGACAGTGCCTTGAGGAGCTTAGTAAGTGCTCTAACGCCTACAGGCCCCTGCTACTCAAGTCCATGAAGCTCATCCTGGAACTTTGGCAGCTGGCCAAGGGCTATGGGTAGAGCTCGCCAGCTCTGCCCAAGGAGGCAAGGGACTACCTCATGGCCTACGTGATCCCCAAGGCGCGGAGGCTTTTCATAGAGATCGCCAATGTGCTGAAGGAGAAGGAGGGCTTCGACGAAGATCTCCTGGCAGAGGCCCTCGTGCACACCGAGCTCTGAGCCCGCCAACTGCGGTCAGCCCTGAGGCCGGCCGAGGCCAGACCATGGGCAGCTTTAAATTTCATTTCGAAATTGCATAAATGCCTACTAGGCCGTAAGTAGCTTTCACTATAATCCGTGTAAAGCTCCAACCTGTAGCCAGGACCTGAGGTTAGGCTACTCTAGAGTTTTTGGCCTCCGCCAGTAAGGCGTAAGCCCCTAGCCCGTTTTCAGTTAAAAGTTGCGTGAGCGGCCTAGGCGGTGACTTATGGAAAGACTGCATCCAATGTAAACCTTTCTAAATTCCTGGAGTCAAGCCAAGATTCTACCATAGCTTAGAGCCCGCTATGCTAACAGACATTATAAATACCGGCTAAGCGTTTTCTAACCAACGAGGTAGGCAGGACCGTGACAGTGATATCGGTCATCATGACAACATACAACGCGGAGAGGACTATAAGGAAGGCCTTAGAGGGCTTAACGTCAGTCCTTAATGAGCTTGGGGCCGACTACGAGATCGTTGTCACAGACAACGAGTCAAGCGATAACACGGTAGAGGTTCTTAACGAGTTCGGCGCCAGGGTAAAGGTCATGAAGTGCACGAGAGGCCTGGGAAGGCGCGTGGCCGCCTCGATGAGCAGGGGCGACTACCTCCTTTTCTACGACGCCGACGCGTACGCCAACAGAGAGCAGCTGTACAACTTCCTTTCAACGGTCATTAAAAGAGGGGTTGGGTTCTCGCTGGCCCACTCAGGCGTTTACATAGCCTCCAGGAGGTGCTATAGCCTAACGGGCGGCTTCCCAGACCTCAACTTCGGCGAGGACTACCCGTTCTGGGCTCGGCCTTCACTTTCTGCAGGTCCCTCTACTACCCGGTCAGGGTCGCCTGCAACGCTCCGAGGCTTTACGCTGTGAGGGGCTACCGAGGCGAGCGCCGCTACACGAAGGGCCTCCTCCACTTCATCTTTAGGCAGCTCAAGAACGAGGTCCACAGGCTGAGGGGCTGGGCCCTGTCCCCCTCAGAGGTAGCGCAAGTGGTCAGGGGAGGTGACCCTCTGATGATAGGCGGCCTCTTCCTGCTAGGCCCCCTTTCGAGCCTGATCGGGGACAGGGTCTCCAGGGGCTTCTCGAACGTGGAGCTCGTTTACCTGCAGGAGCTGAGGAACATGGGCAAAATAGAGGACGTAAGCCCTGAGGGCAAGTACGTAGTCCAGGACATATATTTCGTGAGGGACTGGCGCAGTATCTTCGAGGAGTTCCTACGGAGGCTGAGGCCCTACGGGCCTGAGGTCATAGAGCACGATTACGCCAGGATAATTTATACGCAGCCCGACATAGTATCCTGTCCGCCACCTTAAGCCGTAAGCGCCCAGCGACAGAACCATTGCTATGATGTGACTTAAATAACCCTTTTAGCAAGGCAGGGCGTTAGAGGCCTTATGAGGACTTCTAAGGTAATGTTAAAGGCGTAGTAAGAGCGTTTTTGATCGGCTTTAGCTAAGACCTAATAATCCTTGTGTGAAAAGCCCTTGCTGACAGTTGACTTTTAATAGCATAAGGCCCCCTTGTAGTTGGGGAAGCCCATGAGGATAGCGTTGGTCTACCCGCTCTTCGAGGGGGTTGGTGGGTCTGAGAGGCTAACCCTCGACATGTACAGGGCTCTGAGAGATCTCGGCTACGAGGTTGACCTCTATACTGCCCACTTGAACGAGGGCGCCTGGCAGGTGCTGACGGATGGCATGGATGACATACCGAGGCCAACTGTTCTCAGGGAGCCGCCTATAAACAAGCTCTTCAACAGAGTGCTGATGCTCAGGGGACTCCTGACGGTATCATATCTGGGAAAGCACGCTAAAAATCTTAGACATCGCTATGACTTAATCATTGAGACTGAGAGCAACGTACCACTCAAATGGGCTGACGTCTCTTACGTGCACTTCCCGACTGTCGACATTCTGAAGTTCTATTTGGAGCACCAGCACAGGTTGCGCCTCTATGAGAGGGCCTACAACTCGCTTGTCATCTGGATGGCCAGGGCGCTCTCAGATGGCACTAGGCCCGTTATGACCAACAGCACCTGGACAGCTAATTACATAAGGGAGGCATATAGAAACCAGAGAATATACATTGTTCACCCCCCGGTTAACGTGGAGGAGCTGTCGTCAATAGGCGGCGACAGGGGCAGGATAGTTCTGACGGTGAGCAGAATGGACTTGGGCAAGAAGGTTACTGAGATCCCAGAGATTGCAAGGCTCGTGCCTGAGGCGGTGTTCTACCTGGTCGGCAGCACCAGCGTATACTCGGGGCCTGCGATCAGGGAGCTGAAGAGGAGGGCTGAGGGGCTGGGCAACTTCCACCTTGAGACCGACGTGCCAAGGAAAAGGATAATTGAGCTGATGTCCCAGGCCTCAATATACCTTCACCCTCCCTTCGCCGAGCACTTCGGGGTAGCGATTGCTGAGGCCGCTGCAGCAGGCCTTGTGCCAGTGGTCTACAGGGACGGGGGTGGGTGGACTGACATAGCCTCAAGGGTGGACCAGGGGCTTGGGTACACGAGCGTTGAGGAGGCTGCCCACATAGTCAGGTCGTTACTTAACGACGCTGAGAGGCTTAAGGCGCTCTCAACGAGGGCGAGGGAGGTGGCGAAGGGGTTCAGCTACGAAAGGTTCAAGATAAGGCTTAGCGAGGTAATTAGCTCCCTGAGCCCAGACCTCTCAGCTAAATAGCGTAATCAGCCTGTGCGAGGTTACAGTTAATCATAGGCCCTTCTATGAGCTTTTACTGCGCCCTCTGAGGATCTGGCATTGGAAGGCCGAGGAGGGACCAGGTCCTCGCCACGAGCCCTCTCAGGCTGGCTGGCGTCGCCTCAATGAGAGCTATGTAGTCGTCCGCCCTTAGAACCTTTAGAACCCTTAGCGAGGCTACCATGGCTATGCCGCCAAGGGCTATGTAGAGGGGCAGAAGGACTAAGCCAAAGCCTGTGGCAGCCTCAGCTGCAAGCGTGACCGCGAACGTTATAATGGCTGCCGAGATAGTCTTAGCGTACTCCCTAATGTCAATCTTCAGGAGGCCCAGCGACCTGGCCTTTGGGGCGGCCACGCCAAGGAAGCCAACAAGCCTCGCCAGGACATATGCGACAGCGGCGCCTGTAGCGAACCAACGCGCGATCAAAGGCGGGCTCAGCGCGGCTATGACGGCCGCAGACACTATGGCCTGGGTGCCAAGCGCCCTCGTGGCCTTCCTGGCCTGGAGGGCCTGGGTTATGGGCAGGTCGTAGTTCATGGCGGCGTGGCCCACCATGAGGACGGCGAAGGCCTCCCAGTCGTGGACGAAGGCTGGGCCGAGGAGGAACTGTATCAGGGGCCTGCCGAGGGCAGCTATGAGGAAGAAGGGGGGCACCGTGAGCACCGTGACGTACCTTATTGCGGCCGCGACAGCCTCTCCGCTTAGGGAGCCACCCTCCTCGAACTTAACGAAGACGGGGTAAATGGCACCTGAAAGGGTGTTGTAAACAATGTTCTGAAGCATGACGGAGCCTATCATTATGATCGAGTAGGAGCCCACCTCAGCTAGGCCTATGTACTTCAGGACGAAGAGCTTGTCGACGTTCTGAAACAGCGTCGCCATGAAGTAGCCTATGGCTATAGGGGCAGCAATAGAGAGGGCCGGAATCAGGGGGGCCTTGCTCCTGCCTCCGACTACAAAGTCCAAAGACCAATAGGTTCCTA is part of the Acidilobus sp. 7A genome and encodes:
- a CDS encoding glycosyltransferase family 4 protein; this encodes MRIALVYPLFEGVGGSERLTLDMYRALRDLGYEVDLYTAHLNEGAWQVLTDGMDDIPRPTVLREPPINKLFNRVLMLRGLLTVSYLGKHAKNLRHRYDLIIETESNVPLKWADVSYVHFPTVDILKFYLEHQHRLRLYERAYNSLVIWMARALSDGTRPVMTNSTWTANYIREAYRNQRIYIVHPPVNVEELSSIGGDRGRIVLTVSRMDLGKKVTEIPEIARLVPEAVFYLVGSTSVYSGPAIRELKRRAEGLGNFHLETDVPRKRIIELMSQASIYLHPPFAEHFGVAIAEAAAAGLVPVVYRDGGGWTDIASRVDQGLGYTSVEEAAHIVRSLLNDAERLKALSTRAREVAKGFSYERFKIRLSEVISSLSPDLSAK
- a CDS encoding glycosyltransferase family 2 protein — its product is MTVISVIMTTYNAERTIRKALEGLTSVLNELGADYEIVVTDNESSDNTVEVLNEFGARVKVMKCTRGLGRRVAASMSRGDYLLFYDADAYANREQLYNFLSTVIKRGVGFSLAHSGVYIASRRCYSLTGGFPDLNFGEDYPFWARPSLSAGPSTTRSGSPATLRGFTL
- a CDS encoding oligosaccharide flippase family protein, coding for MACGSSRTSYRARVFAGATKLFSGYAVTLALQAAFYLIIVRVLSLKGLGAYAAAGTLFTLLLPLLTWPIFGIGRYVIGYYQTGRLEEARGLYIRGLAIVLVSSVATAVVIWALASPLSELYYGTTRYAWLLRLTALDLVTYTYYNYVYYVAFQASTRFGRWGLTQVVWALVRYSVGLALLFAGFGPAGLIAGWVAGDAASAALGTYWSLDFVVGGRSKAPLIPALSIAAPIAIGYFMATLFQNVDKLFVLKYIGLAEVGSYSIIMIGSVMLQNIVYNTLSGAIYPVFVKFEEGGSLSGEAVAAAIRYVTVLTVPPFFLIAALGRPLIQFLLGPAFVHDWEAFAVLMVGHAAMNYDLPITQALQARKATRALGTQAIVSAAVIAALSPPLIARWFATGAAVAYVLARLVGFLGVAAPKARSLGLLKIDIREYAKTISAAIITFAVTLAAEAATGFGLVLLPLYIALGGIAMVASLRVLKVLRADDYIALIEATPASLRGLVARTWSLLGLPMPDPQRAQ